From a single Micromonospora sp. WMMD1102 genomic region:
- a CDS encoding WhiB family transcriptional regulator, giving the protein MPAARFAGEFRAQRFQPDAYPRWLHQTDQTPACQGADPEIFFPEKGPTASAPARAICDRCPLLARCRSWALDQPTADLHGVWGGMTQYEREAYHRRLRAAQRAQEAA; this is encoded by the coding sequence ATGCCCGCCGCCCGATTCGCCGGCGAGTTCCGCGCCCAACGCTTCCAGCCCGACGCCTACCCGCGCTGGCTCCACCAGACCGACCAGACACCCGCCTGCCAGGGCGCCGACCCCGAGATCTTCTTCCCGGAAAAAGGCCCCACCGCGTCCGCACCGGCCCGCGCCATCTGCGACCGCTGCCCGCTGCTGGCCCGCTGCCGCAGCTGGGCGCTCGACCAGCCGACCGCCGACCTGCACGGCGTGTGGGGCGGCATGACCCAGTACGAGCGCGAGGCGTACCACCGCCGTCTGCGCGCGGCCCAGCGAGCCCAGGAGGCAGCGTGA